From a region of the Lactuca sativa cultivar Salinas chromosome 4, Lsat_Salinas_v11, whole genome shotgun sequence genome:
- the LOC111886836 gene encoding GDSL esterase/lipase At1g29670, translating into MARGLTLLFSVLILIALTQIQIMVVVAAEPQVPCYFIFGDSMVDSGNNNGLLTAAKANYPPYGIDFPQGVTGRFTNGRTIADIIGQLLGFVNYIPPYATVTNQEISTGVNYGSGTAGIRDETGSHLGDRVSYDKQLLNHAKIISRLSLLQHNMTFTQEYLKKCVYISVIGNNDYINNYLMPNNYPTSRIYTIDQYAAVLVKQYSKQLTTLYKLGARKIAVFSLGLIGCTPSEIAQFGTDGRPCVDSINDAVSRLNNRLKPLVDDLNNDLSDARFTFINLTSISTPPEGVTLPTEPCCQLRADGQCVPNSIPCPNRNLTIFYDGFHTTEIANTAFATRSYTALSPMDASPYDISHLAQL; encoded by the exons ATGGCTCGAGGGCTCACCCTACTGTTTTCGGTTCTCATACTAATCGCATTGACACAAATTCAAATAATGGTGGTCGTTGCAGCCGAACCACAGGTTCCATGTTACTTTATATTTGGAGATTCAATGGTTGATAGTGGCAATAACAACGGTCTCTTGACAGCAGCAAAAGCCAATTACCCACCATACGGGATTGATTTCCCACAAGGCGTGACCGGTCGATTCACCAATGGTCGAACCATTGCAGACATTATTG GTCAACTTCTAGGATTTGTTAACTACATTCCACCATATGCTACCGTAACTAACCAAGAGATCAGCACAGGTGTAAACTATGGTAGTGGCACTGCTGGTATTAGAGATGAAACTGGAAGTCACCTG GGTGACCGTGTCAGCTATGATAAGCAACTACTGAATCACGCAAAAATAATCTCTCGCCTTTCGCTCTTACAACACAACATGACATTTACGCAAGAATACCTGAAAAAATGCGTTTACATATCAGTCATTGGAAACAATGATTACATTAACAACTACTTGATGCCTAACAATTACCCCACCAGCCGCATATATACAATCGATCAATATGCAGCAGTCCTCGTGAAACAATACTCTAAACAACTAACT ACTCTATACAAATTGGGAGCTAGGAAGATTGCGGTGTTTAGTTTGGGTCTGATAGGGTGCACCCCATCTGAGATAGCACAGTTTGGCACTGATGGAAGACCATGTGTGGACTCGATCAATGATGCGGTTAGCCGATTAAATAATAGGCTTAAGCCTCTTGTTGATGATCTCAACAATGATTTGTCGGATGCAAGATTCACTTTCATCAACCTAACAAGCATTTCAACACCACCAGAAG GTGTAACATTACCAACTGAGCCCTGTTGTCAATTACGGGCAGATGGACAATGTGTTCCAAACTCAATCCCTTGCCCGAATCGCAATTTAACTATTTTCTATGATGGTTTTCATACCACAGAAATTGCGAACACAGCTTTTGCAACAAGATCCTACACTGCGCTTTCTCCCATGGATGCGTCTCCATACGATATTAGTCATCTAGCTCAACTATAA